One Legionella hackeliae DNA segment encodes these proteins:
- the hutI gene encoding imidazolonepropionase gives MTHCERLLLNATTINTAGEQCQHQAIAIADGQIVWCGDMDKLPHDYRQHAIAIHECDEQLITPGLIDCHTHLVYAGNRADEFKQRLLGKTYAEIAKAGGGILSTVKLTRAASEEDLVEQSLPRILAMRAEGVTTVEIKSGYGLDLKNEMKMLSVARQLGTMSGVRVKTTFLGAHAVPPEFQNNAQAYVDFLCSEVLPTVADTGLADAVDVFCESIGFTLRHTEQLFMKAQELGLPIKCHAEQLSNLGATQLAANFGALSCDHLEYLDNSGAAAMAKSGTVAVLLPGAYYFLREKIKPPMEILRKMKVGMAIATDSNPGSSPTTSLTLMLNMACQLFGLTVSEALAGVTYYAAKALGLEKEIGSIAVGLKADLVRWSMNDSSALCYHFGYPLEHNTMIAGNWLSN, from the coding sequence ATGACACATTGTGAACGTTTGCTGTTAAATGCAACGACAATTAATACTGCGGGAGAGCAATGTCAGCATCAGGCTATAGCTATTGCCGATGGTCAAATCGTCTGGTGTGGTGATATGGACAAGCTGCCTCATGATTATAGACAGCATGCAATAGCGATTCATGAATGCGATGAGCAATTAATTACACCGGGTCTCATTGATTGCCACACCCATTTAGTCTATGCAGGTAACCGTGCGGATGAATTTAAGCAACGTCTCCTGGGAAAAACGTATGCAGAGATAGCGAAAGCAGGTGGTGGTATTCTATCGACTGTAAAATTAACTCGCGCAGCATCGGAAGAAGACCTAGTAGAACAATCGTTACCAAGAATTCTAGCCATGCGGGCTGAGGGCGTTACTACTGTTGAAATTAAATCAGGTTATGGTCTTGATTTAAAAAATGAAATGAAAATGCTTAGCGTTGCAAGGCAGTTAGGCACAATGAGTGGCGTGCGAGTAAAAACAACATTTTTAGGCGCTCATGCGGTGCCGCCCGAATTTCAAAATAATGCACAAGCTTACGTTGATTTTTTATGTTCAGAGGTATTACCCACCGTAGCTGATACAGGCTTGGCGGATGCGGTTGATGTCTTTTGTGAATCCATTGGTTTTACTCTGAGACATACAGAGCAACTTTTTATGAAAGCACAAGAATTGGGATTACCCATAAAATGTCATGCTGAACAATTATCAAATCTTGGTGCCACGCAATTAGCAGCAAATTTTGGTGCTCTCTCTTGTGATCACTTAGAATATTTGGATAATTCAGGGGCTGCTGCAATGGCCAAAAGTGGTACAGTGGCCGTTTTGTTGCCCGGTGCATATTATTTTCTGCGGGAGAAAATCAAACCTCCTATGGAAATTTTACGCAAGATGAAAGTAGGTATGGCGATAGCCACGGATTCAAACCCTGGTTCATCACCAACGACGTCATTAACATTAATGCTCAATATGGCATGCCAGTTATTTGGTCTCACTGTGTCTGAAGCTTTGGCCGGAGTAACGTATTATGCGGCAAAGGCACTAGGGCTGGAGAAAGAAATAGGTTCAATTGCCGTAGGATTAAAAGCGGATTTGGTGCGTTGGTCAATGAATGATAGTTCAGCTCTTTGTTACCATTTTGGTTATCCATTAGAGCATAACACCATGATAGCGGGGAATTGGTTAAGCAACTAA
- a CDS encoding GNAT family N-acetyltransferase, with protein MAISDVVSQLQILKATLDDYPTIQNMARFYVYDMSRYCGFMNDEWACPSDGLYESYDFKIYFEDAKRQAFLIKVGDELAGFALLNKEGTQLHTDWNMGEFFILAKFQRAGIGSHVAQELWKTYPGVWEISVIPENTSALAFWRRVVSTFTAGHYTEALKTVDYDRHQSKRYILSFDTHRRFSGERKNRDIKITFVDSLSKELEQRMTEGFIAYETSHGIDVNYKRFSVILSNGDTVCGVINAFTAFSEIYVDDIWVDSAYRGKGYGRQLLQALEDQFKGQGFNNINLVTSAFQAPDFYKKCGYTAEFTRINKINPQLSKTFFVKFFEDKQQTQGILFTQHKKD; from the coding sequence GTGGCTATTAGCGATGTTGTATCTCAACTTCAAATTCTTAAAGCAACTCTGGATGATTATCCCACTATTCAAAATATGGCGCGATTTTACGTCTATGATATGTCACGATACTGTGGCTTTATGAATGACGAATGGGCTTGTCCATCGGATGGGCTTTATGAAAGCTATGATTTTAAAATTTATTTTGAGGATGCTAAAAGACAGGCGTTTTTAATTAAAGTTGGAGACGAATTAGCCGGTTTTGCTCTCCTCAATAAAGAAGGGACACAGCTACATACGGATTGGAATATGGGAGAGTTTTTTATCCTTGCCAAATTTCAGCGAGCAGGAATTGGTAGTCATGTGGCTCAAGAATTATGGAAAACATATCCGGGAGTTTGGGAAATATCGGTTATTCCTGAAAATACTTCTGCATTAGCATTTTGGCGTAGGGTAGTCTCAACATTTACAGCGGGCCATTATACAGAAGCGTTGAAAACCGTAGATTACGATAGGCATCAATCGAAGCGTTATATTCTAAGTTTCGATACTCATCGCCGTTTTTCTGGCGAAAGGAAAAATAGAGATATAAAAATTACCTTTGTTGACAGTTTAAGCAAAGAACTTGAACAACGTATGACCGAGGGGTTTATAGCCTATGAAACAAGTCATGGTATCGATGTTAATTACAAGCGCTTCTCTGTCATACTGTCCAATGGCGATACTGTCTGCGGTGTAATCAATGCCTTTACTGCATTTTCCGAGATCTATGTTGATGATATATGGGTCGACAGTGCTTATCGAGGCAAAGGGTATGGACGTCAATTATTACAAGCTCTTGAAGATCAATTTAAAGGGCAAGGATTTAATAATATTAACCTGGTAACTAGCGCTTTTCAGGCTCCTGATTTTTATAAGAAATGCGGATATACAGCGGAGTTTACTCGAATAAACAAGATAAACCCGCAGTTATCAAAAACATTTTTCGTGAAGTTTTTTGAGGATAAGCAACAAACCCAAGGCATACTTTTCACTCAGCATAAAAAGGATTAA
- the hutG gene encoding formimidoylglutamase — MISDLLDYDAPDASLWQGRKDSLPGERFFQRINFIDLRSQTLSPAQQDIAILGFCSDAGIRRNEGRIGAKEGPLKLREQFAKLPCHTLKHLFDVGNIICNGDQLEVAQQQLAKLVDYLQKKNFKTMVFGGGHEIAWGHFYGLTSKYPKLGIINFDAHFDLRPLIKENYGTSGTPFRQISQYCIQNQLPFSYCCLGIQALGNTKSLFIAADELNVSYLTAEQMHTESIAWQLAFLDSFLLSHDAIYLTICLDVFAECFAPGVSAPQPMGLTPWQALPLLKYILQTGKVVSFDIAELSPPLDNEQKTTRLAASLVAELLDYY, encoded by the coding sequence ATGATATCTGACCTTTTGGATTATGACGCACCAGATGCTTCACTTTGGCAAGGACGAAAAGACAGTTTGCCCGGCGAGCGTTTTTTTCAACGAATCAATTTTATTGATTTACGTTCTCAAACATTAAGTCCAGCGCAGCAAGATATTGCTATTCTTGGATTCTGTAGTGACGCAGGAATAAGACGTAATGAAGGACGCATTGGAGCAAAAGAAGGGCCATTAAAACTGCGCGAACAATTTGCCAAGCTTCCTTGTCATACTCTAAAACATCTATTTGATGTGGGTAATATCATTTGTAATGGTGATCAATTAGAGGTAGCTCAGCAACAGCTTGCAAAGCTTGTTGATTATCTTCAAAAGAAAAATTTTAAAACCATGGTTTTCGGGGGTGGCCATGAAATAGCTTGGGGACATTTTTACGGATTGACTTCCAAATACCCCAAACTAGGTATCATAAATTTTGATGCTCATTTTGATTTGCGGCCACTAATCAAAGAAAATTATGGGACATCTGGAACCCCTTTTCGTCAGATTTCCCAATATTGCATTCAAAATCAATTGCCTTTTAGCTACTGCTGCCTTGGTATTCAGGCATTGGGCAATACCAAGAGTCTTTTTATAGCCGCAGATGAACTCAATGTTTCTTATCTTACAGCTGAACAGATGCATACAGAAAGCATCGCTTGGCAATTGGCATTTCTTGATTCTTTTTTACTAAGCCACGATGCGATTTATTTAACAATATGCCTTGATGTATTTGCCGAGTGTTTTGCACCAGGCGTTAGTGCACCCCAGCCCATGGGTCTCACCCCTTGGCAAGCACTTCCCCTGTTGAAATACATCTTACAAACTGGCAAAGTTGTAAGTTTTGATATAGCGGAACTTTCACCTCCACTGGACAACGAGCAAAAAACTACACGTCTCGCTGCAAGTTTGGTGGCAGAACTACTGGATTACTATTAA
- a CDS encoding DUF3298 and DUF4163 domain-containing protein: protein MQKLISGLVLLTAFAINTVWAESPTTVTLKKESATFDLDLKYPQGFANKNIDNIVKTFIDETQRADFNPDSDAASDAPGKNSLHIDYKLQFQNKNAVSLLFNISVYNRGAAHPNNTVRTFNFIDGKEVLLADLFMPESNYLAAISKISQAAIIEKKISDDNDWITKGTEPTKENYRNWYFTNDGLAIVFDTYQVAAYVYGPQTVTIPKSKLANWLRPEVAKTLWGNQ from the coding sequence ATGCAAAAATTAATAAGTGGATTGGTATTACTCACTGCTTTCGCAATAAACACTGTTTGGGCAGAATCGCCAACAACAGTAACTCTAAAAAAAGAAAGTGCTACATTTGATCTGGATCTTAAGTATCCACAAGGTTTTGCTAATAAAAATATCGATAATATTGTAAAGACCTTTATTGATGAAACTCAACGTGCTGATTTTAACCCGGACTCTGATGCAGCAAGCGATGCGCCAGGAAAAAATAGTTTGCATATTGATTACAAACTTCAATTCCAAAACAAAAATGCGGTCAGTTTGTTATTCAACATTTCTGTTTATAACCGAGGAGCGGCTCATCCAAACAATACGGTAAGAACATTCAATTTTATCGATGGTAAAGAAGTGTTGTTAGCTGATCTGTTTATGCCAGAAAGTAACTACTTAGCTGCAATCTCTAAAATTAGTCAGGCTGCAATTATTGAGAAAAAAATTTCCGATGACAACGATTGGATAACAAAGGGGACAGAACCTACCAAAGAAAATTATCGCAATTGGTATTTCACGAATGATGGATTGGCAATTGTATTTGATACTTACCAAGTTGCAGCTTATGTCTATGGTCCACAAACGGTGACAATTCCAAAATCAAAACTTGCTAATTGGTTACGCCCTGAAGTAGCCAAAACGTTATGGGGTAATCAATGA
- a CDS encoding SDR family NAD(P)-dependent oxidoreductase produces the protein MFVVTGGGSGIGRALARTLAIKGKKVLIIGRREKALAETASFSPLISSLCADVATRKGRDDIATALQTNISIEGLIHNAATIEPIAPIANIDESTWQQAIATNLNAPLFLTQLLLPKLKHGRVLHIGSAVAYFPVMGWAAYCVTKAGLSMLTRCWQLESRQVAFASVMPGIIDTDMQALIRHARFMDEEKRNFFQKLKDEKRLLTTDTVALFLSWLLNLSKEEFVSREWDIYDKNHHPSWLVAPHKVPEWEE, from the coding sequence GTGTTTGTAGTCACTGGTGGTGGCAGTGGAATCGGACGAGCATTGGCTCGAACCTTGGCTATCAAAGGGAAAAAAGTTTTAATCATTGGACGACGTGAGAAAGCACTGGCTGAAACTGCTTCCTTTTCTCCCCTAATTTCTTCTCTTTGTGCGGATGTGGCAACCCGAAAAGGTCGAGATGACATTGCAACAGCCCTTCAAACCAATATTTCCATCGAAGGATTGATCCATAATGCCGCAACTATTGAGCCCATTGCACCAATAGCAAATATTGATGAATCAACCTGGCAACAAGCTATAGCAACTAATCTAAATGCCCCTTTATTTTTAACCCAATTGTTGTTGCCTAAATTAAAGCATGGTCGTGTTTTGCACATAGGCTCAGCCGTTGCTTATTTCCCTGTCATGGGGTGGGCTGCGTATTGCGTTACGAAAGCCGGCCTGTCAATGCTCACCCGCTGCTGGCAATTGGAATCTCGCCAAGTAGCATTTGCTTCGGTGATGCCTGGAATTATTGATACGGATATGCAAGCATTAATTCGTCATGCGCGATTTATGGACGAAGAAAAACGCAATTTTTTCCAAAAACTAAAAGATGAAAAGCGGTTGTTAACTACTGACACCGTCGCTCTATTTTTAAGCTGGTTGCTCAATCTCAGTAAAGAAGAGTTTGTGTCCAGGGAATGGGATATTTATGACAAAAATCATCACCCATCTTGGCTTGTTGCACCCCATAAAGTTCCCGAATGGGAGGAGTAA
- a CDS encoding DotI/IcmL family type IV secretion protein, which produces MNKSMLYAGLMSILCTSGYAESTDQIRDNVAAAIQANAQLGAAATQRVMLQHEQMLASQTSVPPGTPVPNPQGPEIPGPQGLPTPQNTPPTPTQVQTPSTNTSTSQGTTTTQTQSTTGQTTTTGVKQEPASTQTPTTTTTTVTQPTATQSQGSLDCNYHIPASTTNIDQAMVMKWAEKATAQSFDFDYTTMDTQLAALKACYTDLGWQGFNDALQKSGNLNAIKSQQLMVNSMISGPGQITEVKENQWKVTIPLQVVYQNNKEKLTQPLTINLVVGRKVSGDLGIMQMIAIPRTATTTTTPQPTPTSTGPSSNPVAQPQ; this is translated from the coding sequence ATGAACAAATCCATGCTGTATGCAGGATTAATGAGTATCTTATGCACATCAGGTTACGCGGAAAGTACTGATCAAATTCGTGATAATGTTGCGGCCGCAATTCAAGCGAATGCACAACTAGGTGCTGCAGCCACTCAGCGAGTTATGCTCCAACACGAACAGATGCTGGCTTCACAAACATCTGTGCCACCCGGCACTCCAGTACCTAATCCACAAGGCCCCGAGATTCCTGGTCCTCAAGGCCTACCTACCCCACAAAACACGCCTCCAACACCTACTCAGGTACAAACACCATCAACAAATACGTCTACCTCCCAAGGTACTACGACGACTCAAACTCAAAGCACAACGGGACAGACCACAACAACTGGTGTTAAACAAGAGCCAGCGAGCACACAAACACCGACAACAACAACTACAACTGTGACTCAGCCAACCGCCACTCAATCTCAAGGTTCTCTGGATTGTAATTATCATATTCCTGCATCAACGACCAATATTGATCAAGCAATGGTAATGAAATGGGCAGAAAAAGCCACTGCCCAATCATTTGATTTCGACTATACAACAATGGATACACAGCTCGCAGCCCTTAAAGCATGCTATACCGATTTAGGTTGGCAAGGCTTTAATGACGCATTGCAAAAGTCAGGCAACCTTAATGCGATAAAATCCCAGCAACTTATGGTAAATAGCATGATTAGTGGCCCAGGGCAAATTACAGAAGTTAAAGAAAATCAATGGAAAGTTACAATCCCTTTACAAGTGGTTTATCAGAATAATAAAGAAAAGTTAACACAACCACTTACCATTAATTTAGTCGTTGGTCGCAAAGTTTCCGGTGATTTGGGAATCATGCAAATGATTGCGATACCGCGCACTGCCA